In Paenibacillus sonchi, a single genomic region encodes these proteins:
- the rplS gene encoding 50S ribosomal protein L19 produces the protein MNILQAITQEQLRKDIPSFRPGDTLKVHVKVIEGTRERIQLFEGVVIKRRGGGISETFTVRKISYGVGVERTFPINSPKIEKIEVARRGKVRRAKLYYLRDLRGKAARIKEIRR, from the coding sequence ATGAATATCCTACAAGCAATTACGCAAGAGCAGCTTCGCAAAGATATCCCGAGTTTTCGCCCGGGTGACACTTTGAAAGTGCATGTAAAAGTTATTGAAGGAACTCGTGAACGTATCCAGTTGTTCGAAGGCGTTGTAATCAAACGCCGCGGCGGTGGAATCAGTGAGACTTTTACGGTTCGTAAAATCTCTTACGGTGTTGGTGTGGAAAGAACTTTCCCAATCAACTCGCCTAAGATCGAGAAAATCGAAGTGGCTCGCCGTGGTAAAGTGCGTCGTGCGAAGCTCTATTACCTTCGTGACCTGCGCGGTAAAGCTGCAAGAATCAAAGAAATCCGTCGCTAG